A single region of the Moorena sp. SIOASIH genome encodes:
- a CDS encoding transglycosylase SLT domain-containing protein, translated as MKRSRLKFSRYYPLLRQQLRQRSRRQILLASSVGLSLLLIFTMLVLTYRKNPVGLTNWVVLLPQQIMGRRNPKDTTVLKLASQSPQQRVAQLEAIAIGPKSLNRGRARYLLAVDAIAGQQGREALRWLDKLEWEYPVLAGHIVLKRAQAYQLTGNKAKAQEAWQELLQRYGNQPVAAEALYAFLSDDSPYRKPEKESIAPKYASTIWSSEQPWLAKIQQMYDFSAEEPKYWERALKNYPSHPRIIELIQQQLKDKPNQPELMLLLARYTFDQPGVTLVLDKLVSNYGKSVDDKNRAIIQPQDWEAIALAYWKDRKYAQASAAYANAKPTPKHTYLGARGLQYAQKPKAAKLAYKKMVEEFPNAKETALAYLQLAALEPPIDKIPYFDQVIDRFPDRAAEALLAKAKTLEQLNSPNAAEQAYKLLIDKYSNSDAAADYHWQMAQEAAQNGDILTAWHKVQPILKDNPHSLIARRAGFWSGKWATQLGRKQEAEAAFKQVITNHIQSYYAWRSAVQLGWDVGDFTTLRQSYLTVNWPTVRPELPVGSAALKELYQLGQDQDAWNLWQAEFQTRLKPTVPQQFTDGLFRLAMGEYLKGISLVETLEDRETSQEQEQYQKIRKKPAYWQALYPFPYIEVIETESKQRNINPLLVISLMRQESRFEANITSVAGAMGLMQMLPSTAAWVGKSINFNDYKLAEPNDNIKLGTWFLAHSHRVYEDNSAFAIASYNAGQGNVGKWLKGNEPIDLDEFVETIPFGETRNYVKQVLGNYWNYLRLYNPEFSQQLVDFLAQE; from the coding sequence ATGAAACGGTCACGTTTGAAATTCTCCCGCTACTATCCTTTATTGCGCCAGCAATTGCGCCAGCGTAGCAGACGACAAATCCTACTAGCGTCTAGTGTGGGATTGAGCCTACTGCTGATCTTCACCATGTTAGTGTTGACTTATCGCAAGAACCCGGTAGGATTAACGAATTGGGTAGTGTTGCTCCCCCAGCAAATCATGGGGCGCAGAAATCCCAAGGACACTACAGTCCTAAAACTAGCATCCCAATCCCCCCAGCAGCGGGTGGCACAACTCGAAGCGATCGCAATTGGACCAAAATCCCTCAATCGTGGCCGTGCTCGTTACCTATTGGCGGTTGATGCCATAGCTGGGCAGCAGGGAAGGGAGGCACTGCGTTGGTTAGATAAGTTAGAGTGGGAATATCCAGTATTAGCAGGACATATTGTGCTCAAACGAGCACAGGCTTACCAACTCACTGGGAACAAAGCTAAAGCCCAAGAAGCTTGGCAGGAGTTGCTCCAACGCTATGGTAATCAGCCAGTAGCAGCTGAAGCCTTGTATGCCTTCTTGTCAGATGATTCACCCTACCGCAAACCAGAAAAGGAATCTATTGCTCCGAAATATGCCAGCACCATCTGGAGTTCTGAGCAGCCCTGGTTGGCAAAAATACAGCAGATGTATGACTTCTCTGCGGAAGAGCCCAAATACTGGGAACGAGCACTGAAAAACTATCCTTCTCATCCTCGCATCATTGAATTAATCCAGCAACAGCTCAAGGATAAGCCTAATCAACCTGAACTGATGCTGTTATTAGCCAGGTATACCTTTGACCAACCAGGGGTTACCCTAGTGCTAGATAAACTAGTGAGTAATTATGGGAAATCTGTCGATGATAAAAATCGTGCTATAATTCAGCCCCAAGATTGGGAAGCGATCGCATTAGCCTATTGGAAAGACCGCAAATATGCTCAAGCCAGTGCTGCGTATGCCAATGCTAAACCAACACCTAAGCATACTTACCTAGGGGCTAGAGGACTTCAGTATGCCCAAAAGCCCAAAGCAGCGAAACTGGCTTATAAAAAGATGGTTGAGGAATTTCCCAATGCCAAAGAAACCGCTTTGGCTTATCTTCAACTAGCTGCACTAGAACCACCCATTGACAAGATTCCGTATTTCGACCAAGTTATCGATCGCTTTCCCGACCGAGCTGCTGAGGCACTTTTGGCTAAAGCCAAAACTCTGGAGCAACTCAACAGTCCCAACGCTGCTGAGCAAGCCTATAAATTGTTAATCGACAAGTATAGTAATTCTGATGCGGCAGCCGACTATCACTGGCAGATGGCTCAGGAGGCTGCACAAAATGGCGACATCCTGACAGCTTGGCATAAAGTTCAGCCTATCCTTAAGGATAATCCCCACAGTCTGATCGCCCGTAGGGCAGGGTTTTGGTCGGGAAAATGGGCAACTCAGCTAGGACGGAAGCAGGAAGCCGAAGCAGCCTTTAAGCAGGTGATTACCAACCATATTCAATCTTACTATGCTTGGCGCTCAGCGGTACAGTTGGGTTGGGATGTGGGAGACTTTACCACACTGCGCCAGTCATACCTTACTGTAAACTGGCCAACGGTGCGACCAGAGTTACCTGTGGGCTCAGCAGCTTTGAAGGAATTGTATCAGCTTGGTCAAGACCAGGACGCTTGGAACCTGTGGCAAGCCGAATTTCAAACTCGCCTCAAGCCCACTGTTCCCCAACAGTTTACTGATGGCTTGTTCAGGCTGGCGATGGGAGAATACCTCAAAGGAATTTCCCTGGTAGAGACTCTCGAAGACCGAGAAACCTCCCAAGAACAGGAGCAGTACCAGAAAATCAGGAAAAAACCGGCTTACTGGCAAGCCCTCTATCCCTTTCCCTATATAGAGGTGATCGAAACCGAGTCAAAACAGCGTAACATTAATCCTCTACTGGTTATATCCTTAATGCGTCAAGAGTCTCGATTTGAGGCAAACATTACATCAGTTGCTGGTGCCATGGGCTTAATGCAAATGTTGCCCAGTACTGCAGCTTGGGTAGGGAAATCCATCAATTTCAACGACTATAAACTAGCGGAACCCAACGATAATATTAAACTAGGAACCTGGTTTCTTGCCCATAGCCATCGCGTGTATGAGGATAACTCCGCATTCGCCATTGCTAGTTACAATGCTGGTCAAGGTAATGTAGGGAAATGGCTCAAGGGAAATGAACCCATTGATTTAGATGAATTTGTGGAAACCATACCCTTTGGTGAAACCAGAAACTATGTCAAGCAAGTTTTGGGTAATTACTGGAATTACTTACGCTTATACAATCCTGAGTTTAGTCAGCAGTTAGTAGACTTTTTGGCTCAAGAGTGA
- a CDS encoding 3'(2'),5'-bisphosphate nucleotidase: MSYQQEKQVAIEAALAAAKICEQVRSERVTEAMEKSDKSPVTVADYGSQAVICRLLAQAFPNDPVVGEEDAAVLVEPTMATQLAQVTSYVQSVTNDATPEAVVSWINRGNGEIGPRYWTLDPIDGTKGFLRNDQYAVALALVEQGEVKVGVLACPALPVNLAQPDGERGVLFVAVRGQGATMVPISGGEPQSIQVTDADNTAELRFVESVESGHGDHSRQDFVAKAVGITADSLRMDSQAKYGAVASGHAALYLRLPSSKYPNYREKIWDHAAGTIVVEEAGGVVTDMHGKPLNFSIGSKLVENQGVVVSNGVIHETVLAALRDTAN, encoded by the coding sequence ATGTCTTATCAACAAGAGAAACAGGTTGCGATTGAGGCAGCCTTAGCCGCTGCCAAAATTTGTGAGCAAGTCCGGAGTGAACGGGTGACTGAAGCTATGGAAAAAAGTGACAAAAGCCCTGTCACTGTTGCCGATTATGGTTCCCAGGCGGTGATTTGCCGCTTACTTGCCCAAGCCTTTCCTAATGACCCAGTAGTGGGTGAAGAAGATGCTGCTGTTTTGGTGGAACCAACTATGGCGACTCAGTTGGCACAGGTAACCAGTTATGTACAATCTGTAACTAATGATGCTACTCCTGAGGCAGTGGTTAGTTGGATTAATCGAGGCAATGGTGAGATTGGACCTCGCTACTGGACCTTAGACCCGATTGATGGCACCAAAGGGTTTCTGCGTAATGATCAATATGCTGTAGCCTTAGCTTTGGTAGAACAAGGTGAAGTGAAAGTAGGAGTGCTAGCTTGCCCAGCGTTACCCGTGAACCTAGCACAACCCGATGGGGAACGGGGTGTCCTATTTGTGGCAGTGCGGGGTCAGGGAGCAACCATGGTACCTATTAGTGGTGGGGAACCCCAATCGATTCAAGTGACTGATGCTGACAATACAGCAGAACTCCGGTTCGTTGAAAGCGTGGAATCTGGTCATGGTGACCATTCTCGGCAAGATTTTGTAGCTAAGGCGGTGGGAATTACTGCAGACTCCCTGCGGATGGATTCTCAGGCTAAGTATGGTGCGGTTGCCTCTGGTCACGCAGCCCTTTACCTACGTTTACCTTCCTCGAAGTATCCCAACTACCGTGAGAAAATTTGGGACCATGCTGCAGGCACCATTGTTGTGGAGGAAGCTGGTGGAGTTGTTACAGATATGCATGGCAAGCCTCTGAACTTTTCTATCGGTTCTAAGCTAGTTGAAAATCAGGGTGTGGTTGTCAGCAATGGTGTAATCCATGAGACGGTGTTGGCAGCACTGCGGGATACAGCCAACTAG
- a CDS encoding YqaE/Pmp3 family membrane protein, protein MDLIRILCAIFLPPLGVFLQVGIGWPFWINILLTLLGYIPGIIHAVWVIAKR, encoded by the coding sequence ATGGATTTAATTCGGATTTTATGTGCTATTTTCCTGCCACCACTGGGAGTATTTTTGCAAGTGGGTATTGGCTGGCCCTTTTGGATAAATATTCTTTTAACCCTATTGGGGTATATTCCAGGTATTATCCATGCCGTTTGGGTGATTGCCAAGAGATAA